Proteins from a single region of Chryseobacterium sp. W4I1:
- a CDS encoding AraC family transcriptional regulator, which produces MDKYSFLEIAAFIGIFLVLFLVLFLLTVKTKHKLANWLLAFFLFTNAVDACKFLMRDFPVNFINLEAFRWSINYLVPASFYFYVLSVCYSNFRLKPKHLLHTIPFVAYNLLLMWGIYFVDRASKVHFINGMNDMPLMHFFYFLFEFLFQVYFIASFLVIRKSKTVYLENYTNPNISVLNALYKITILYYVLHFIVLMRWLVTFIFGLGEIRAWIVTLDGFAFLFCTCWYLFAALNNPEFFRGVNSDLKPITEVVPKQKSSPVIDDEKNKQILALKELMIKKEPYLDSSLTIQDLAEQLDMPVKDLSALINLYMNKHFFDFINEYRIEKAKEILKDPLQKELTILEILYQVGFNSKSSFSTSFKKYTGTTPTDFRKNPN; this is translated from the coding sequence ATGGACAAATACAGTTTTTTGGAAATAGCAGCATTTATAGGAATATTTTTGGTGCTATTTCTTGTCTTATTTTTATTGACGGTAAAAACCAAGCACAAACTTGCAAATTGGCTTCTTGCTTTTTTTCTTTTTACAAATGCCGTAGATGCTTGTAAATTTTTGATGCGTGATTTTCCTGTTAATTTCATCAACCTCGAGGCTTTCCGTTGGAGTATTAACTATTTGGTTCCGGCATCATTTTATTTCTATGTATTATCTGTTTGTTACTCCAACTTTCGATTAAAGCCAAAACATTTATTGCACACGATTCCCTTTGTTGCTTACAATTTGCTTCTAATGTGGGGAATCTATTTTGTAGATAGAGCCTCGAAAGTACATTTTATCAATGGCATGAATGACATGCCTCTAATGCATTTTTTTTATTTTCTTTTCGAATTTCTATTTCAAGTTTATTTTATTGCTTCATTTCTGGTTATTAGAAAGTCCAAAACCGTCTACCTAGAGAATTATACGAACCCCAATATTTCCGTACTTAACGCACTATATAAAATAACAATTCTCTATTATGTTTTACATTTTATAGTCCTTATGAGATGGCTGGTTACTTTTATTTTTGGGTTGGGCGAAATCCGGGCCTGGATAGTAACTCTTGATGGGTTTGCCTTTTTATTTTGTACGTGTTGGTATTTATTTGCTGCGTTAAACAATCCTGAATTTTTCCGAGGAGTAAATTCCGATTTAAAGCCAATTACAGAAGTTGTTCCGAAACAAAAATCTTCTCCTGTAATTGATGACGAAAAAAATAAGCAAATCCTAGCTTTAAAAGAATTAATGATTAAAAAAGAACCCTATCTCGATTCTTCATTAACGATTCAGGATTTGGCAGAACAATTAGATATGCCCGTCAAAGATTTGTCGGCTTTAATTAATCTGTATATGAATAAGCATTTTTTTGATTTCATTAATGAATATCGGATCGAAAAAGCGAAGGAAATATTGAAAGATCCTTTGCAAAAAGAACTCACTATTTTAGAGATTCTTTACCAAGTCGGTTTCAATTCCAAATCGTCGTTTAGTACTTCTTTTAAAAAATATACCGGAACAACTCCAACAGATTTTAGAAAAAATCCAAATTAA
- a CDS encoding serine hydrolase domain-containing protein, with protein sequence MKNKFFLLLTTVLLTNTLSAQGLNKPKETKKIPQNSAEQKSEINQIDSLMMKSYERGLFNGNVLVVKNNTIVYKKSFGFTDETKQTLLTDQSIFNPGSIAKEFNAVSIMILVERGLLTLDDPISKFDLGLPKWSEKVTIRHLINYASGIPRIESGLTIINDEGAWNILRNNDTLLFEPGTGYRYDNGNVFLQRRIIEKVTGVSFQEFVTKNIIKPLKMTNSVFDPTFGYKNRTSCYDFDNVRCPEMQFISGWLWVDINDLYKWIEAMNSNRLISKESFQTLLNNPYAKDEGGSLGRYLEKDELQRHNGISYKFESIFLNDFKNNITIILMSNNLNRVWDLGYTIHNLMLGKEYEIPRKSVYQAIRKESPNDINKAIETYYSLKENSKNEYSFENPGELNKLGYELLRLGKINESIAIFKLATKEFSKDANGFDSLGEAYFTNKQYDLALESYKKAISLGGTNGNAEKMIEKIEKEMGK encoded by the coding sequence ATGAAGAACAAGTTTTTCTTATTATTAACAACTGTTTTATTGACAAATACACTTTCTGCCCAAGGGTTAAATAAACCCAAAGAAACAAAGAAGATACCTCAAAATTCGGCTGAACAAAAATCAGAAATCAATCAAATTGATTCCTTGATGATGAAATCTTACGAAAGAGGTTTATTCAATGGGAACGTCCTTGTCGTTAAAAACAATACGATTGTTTATAAAAAATCATTCGGTTTTACCGATGAAACGAAACAAACTCTTTTAACTGATCAATCAATATTTAACCCAGGCTCTATTGCCAAGGAGTTTAATGCGGTTTCTATCATGATTTTAGTGGAGCGTGGTCTTCTTACTCTGGATGACCCGATTTCCAAATTTGATTTGGGATTGCCGAAATGGTCGGAGAAAGTCACCATACGCCATCTGATTAATTATGCCAGTGGTATTCCTCGAATAGAGTCAGGTTTAACTATCATTAATGATGAAGGCGCTTGGAATATTTTGAGAAACAACGATACCTTACTTTTTGAACCAGGAACCGGCTACAGGTATGATAATGGGAATGTCTTTTTACAAAGAAGAATCATTGAAAAGGTAACTGGAGTATCATTTCAAGAATTTGTTACTAAAAATATAATTAAACCGTTGAAAATGACCAATTCGGTATTTGATCCAACATTTGGTTATAAAAACCGTACGTCTTGTTATGATTTTGACAATGTCCGATGCCCGGAAATGCAATTTATTAGTGGATGGCTTTGGGTAGACATCAATGATCTCTATAAATGGATTGAAGCGATGAATTCTAATCGCTTAATTTCCAAAGAATCCTTTCAAACGCTGTTGAATAATCCATATGCAAAAGACGAAGGTGGATCACTTGGCAGATACTTAGAAAAAGATGAATTACAGAGACACAATGGGATTTCTTATAAATTTGAATCCATTTTTTTAAACGATTTTAAAAATAATATTACAATAATTCTGATGTCCAATAATCTCAATAGAGTTTGGGATTTAGGGTATACTATTCACAACTTAATGTTAGGAAAAGAGTATGAAATCCCTAGAAAATCTGTTTATCAAGCGATAAGAAAGGAATCTCCAAATGACATCAATAAAGCTATAGAGACTTACTATTCACTCAAAGAAAATTCTAAAAATGAATATAGCTTTGAAAACCCGGGTGAACTGAATAAATTAGGATATGAGTTATTAAGACTTGGAAAAATCAATGAATCAATAGCAATATTCAAATTGGCCACAAAAGAATTTTCTAAAGATGCTAATGGATTCGATAGTCTGGGAGAAGCCTATTTTACAAATAAGCAATACGATTTAGCATTAGAGAGTTATAAAAAAGCAATCAGTCTTGGTGGAACCAACGGCAATGCAGAAAAAATGATCGAAAAAATTGAGAAAGAAATGGGGAAGTAA
- a CDS encoding DUF2911 domain-containing protein codes for MKTMIKTVAVVFAAMTISVNAFAQETKKPASPPATATGKIKDATITIAYSSPSVKGRTIWGGLEAYDKVWRAGANEATTFETDKDITVQGKKLPAGKYSFFLIPKQSGTWTAIFNKEPKQWGAYKYEEAKDALRVDVKTKALPATQETLVYKINSNGFTMDWDKISVPVEIK; via the coding sequence ATGAAAACAATGATTAAAACTGTTGCTGTAGTTTTTGCTGCAATGACGATTTCAGTAAATGCCTTTGCACAGGAAACTAAAAAACCTGCCAGCCCTCCGGCTACTGCTACGGGGAAAATTAAAGATGCAACCATTACCATAGCCTATAGCAGTCCTTCTGTTAAAGGGCGTACCATCTGGGGTGGTTTGGAAGCTTATGATAAAGTTTGGCGTGCAGGTGCCAATGAAGCAACTACTTTCGAAACGGATAAAGACATTACCGTTCAGGGTAAAAAACTTCCTGCAGGTAAATACAGCTTTTTCTTAATTCCTAAACAAAGCGGAACCTGGACTGCGATTTTTAACAAAGAGCCAAAACAGTGGGGTGCTTATAAGTACGAAGAAGCAAAAGATGCCTTACGTGTGGATGTAAAAACAAAGGCTTTACCGGCAACACAGGAAACTTTAGTGTATAAAATAAACAGTAATGGCTTCACCATGGATTGGGACAAAATCTCAGTTCCTGTAGAAATCAAATAA
- a CDS encoding sodium:solute symporter translates to MSTIDWTVLIFTLFAVVVYGVFIGRGQKSNASYLKADNKMPWYIVLIGIMATQASAITFLSAPGQAYTDGMRFVQYYFGLPLAMIVICITFIPIFQRLNVYTAYEYLENRFDKKTRVLTSLLFLFSRGLSTGISIYAPSIILSSVLNWNIYLTNVLTGGILLIYTYVGGAKAIAHTQKLQFLIILGTMAFAGYLLIQNMPNGIGFKDALYLAGKSGKLNVITTEFDWKDKYNIWSGLIGGFFLALSYFGTDQSQVGRYITAKDNTNAKMGLLLNGLVKIPMQFSILLIGALLFAFFSLKPAPIYFNERSYQHLKETQPEQAAVFEKEHQNLQIKFNAESKEILKLKETHSPQLNKTIQDFKNTQTEVKELHGRVEEAINHSNYNAEKTDTNYIFLYFVKNTLPVGMIGLLFAVIFLASWGSISAALNSLAACSLKDVHLIFKKETLDDATELKYSRLHTLAWGIFSIGVAMFATQMGSLIEAVNVLGSLFYGPILGIFLVAFYYKKITGSNVFIAAILSEITVIAVYQFDIVSFLWLNVIGAVAVIIFSAIGLLFYKQKAVNS, encoded by the coding sequence ATGAGTACGATAGATTGGACAGTTCTTATTTTTACACTGTTTGCAGTGGTTGTTTACGGTGTATTCATCGGTCGTGGCCAAAAAAGCAACGCATCCTACCTGAAAGCAGATAATAAAATGCCCTGGTATATTGTGCTGATCGGTATTATGGCGACGCAGGCAAGTGCCATTACTTTTCTTTCAGCACCGGGTCAGGCATATACAGACGGCATGCGTTTCGTGCAGTATTACTTTGGCTTGCCTTTGGCGATGATTGTGATCTGTATCACCTTTATCCCGATTTTTCAGCGCTTAAATGTTTATACTGCTTATGAATATTTAGAAAACCGTTTTGATAAAAAAACAAGGGTGCTCACTTCACTGCTTTTTCTTTTTTCGAGAGGCTTATCAACGGGAATCAGCATCTACGCTCCGAGTATCATCTTATCAAGCGTTTTAAACTGGAATATTTATTTAACCAATGTTTTAACAGGTGGTATTCTGTTGATTTATACCTATGTTGGCGGTGCAAAAGCAATCGCTCACACCCAAAAGTTACAGTTTCTTATTATTCTGGGAACCATGGCTTTTGCAGGGTATCTGCTTATTCAGAATATGCCGAATGGAATTGGTTTTAAGGATGCGCTTTATCTGGCGGGAAAATCCGGAAAGCTCAATGTAATCACCACGGAATTCGATTGGAAAGATAAATACAATATTTGGAGCGGGCTAATTGGTGGTTTTTTTCTGGCACTTTCTTACTTCGGGACTGACCAGAGTCAGGTTGGGAGGTATATTACAGCGAAAGACAATACCAACGCAAAAATGGGCTTGCTGTTGAACGGATTGGTTAAAATTCCGATGCAGTTTTCTATTCTTCTCATCGGTGCTTTGCTTTTCGCCTTCTTTTCTCTAAAACCGGCTCCGATTTATTTTAACGAACGCTCTTACCAACATTTAAAGGAAACACAACCTGAACAGGCTGCGGTTTTTGAAAAAGAACATCAGAATCTGCAAATAAAATTTAATGCAGAATCAAAAGAAATTCTAAAGTTAAAAGAAACTCATTCTCCCCAGCTTAATAAAACAATTCAGGATTTTAAAAACACACAAACCGAGGTAAAAGAACTTCACGGCAGGGTAGAGGAAGCGATCAATCACTCAAACTATAATGCAGAGAAAACGGATACCAATTATATTTTCCTGTATTTTGTGAAAAACACCTTGCCTGTAGGGATGATCGGTTTACTGTTTGCTGTCATTTTTCTAGCCAGTTGGGGTTCAATTTCCGCAGCGTTGAATTCCCTTGCCGCCTGCTCACTGAAAGATGTTCATTTGATATTTAAAAAAGAAACTCTAGATGATGCAACCGAATTGAAGTACAGTCGCCTGCACACTTTAGCCTGGGGGATCTTCTCCATCGGTGTAGCTATGTTTGCTACTCAAATGGGTTCCCTTATTGAAGCTGTTAATGTATTGGGTTCTCTTTTCTACGGCCCAATATTGGGAATTTTTCTGGTTGCCTTTTACTATAAAAAGATTACCGGCTCCAATGTGTTTATTGCTGCCATTTTATCAGAAATTACGGTTATTGCCGTTTATCAATTCGATATCGTTTCTTTCCTTTGGCTTAACGTAATCGGGGCGGTGGCCGTCATTATATTTTCGGCAATTGGTTTATTGTTTTATAAGCAGAAAGCAGTAAATTCGTAA
- a CDS encoding PIG-L family deacetylase: MFKKVSTVCILGFYTVFCSAQQVRPSKSSEIYRELKTLKQLPKVLYLAAHPDDENTGLLSWLINDQNVETGYLSLTRGDGGQNLLGTEQGAALGLIRTHELLEARKLDGARQFFTRAIDFGFSKNTTDTFKQWDENSIIADVVWVIRQFRPDVIICRFPPTAAAGHGQHAASAVVAEKAFKLAGDKTAFPDQLKYVNAWQPKRVLWNTFRFGGVNTTAENQLKVTVGQYDAQLGMGYGELAGLSRSLHKSQGAGTQSVAGIRTEYFAHVTGEPAKATLFDGVAKTWTAKGNADIDQSLDKIISAFNFNNPDLSLPALLALRKKVMALNDSDLKKDKIKSLDHIIVSCAGFMGEVVTNQAEAVAGDHYNFRLNLISRAENPVVLDNVQWLSQSESFNRKLSKDSLITIQHDIQIPADATLTEPYWLAKSPTNAATFFVPNDTLIGLPEAESPLNVWVGLKIGSEIFQVKIPLSFKKLDPVRGDVVEALRIVPALELKFTQPLYLVKENEDLHLSLNVKVNSSKKISNGKVNLMYSGERLGGAGVSSLNGKDVTIDYVIPKAKLATINATRLQLDANFIADGVTYNKKQILIQYPHLPSLQYFAPATVTVMKGDIQTKVKKVGYIEGAGDFIPEFLRIAGIQVDVLKDEDFYGNIDESGGNNSQNKLSQYDAIILGIRANNTEKKLGRWMPFLWSYVKAGGNLVMQYNTNQDTTVDQLGMYNFSIANKRVTEENAAVTFLNPNHKLLNFPNKITADDFKGWVQERGAYFPEKWDAAYEPLFEMHDTGEDSLQGSTLYAQYGKGNFIYTPLSFFRQLPTGNVGAARLFLNFLSAQKN, from the coding sequence ATGTTTAAAAAAGTAAGCACTGTATGTATCCTTGGATTTTATACGGTTTTTTGTTCGGCCCAGCAGGTTCGGCCATCAAAATCATCTGAAATTTACCGTGAACTCAAAACACTTAAACAGCTGCCTAAAGTTTTATACCTTGCGGCCCATCCCGATGATGAGAATACAGGATTGCTTTCCTGGTTAATCAACGACCAAAATGTAGAAACAGGCTATTTGTCTTTAACCAGAGGTGATGGTGGTCAGAATTTATTAGGCACAGAGCAGGGTGCTGCATTGGGTTTAATCAGAACGCATGAACTTTTAGAGGCAAGAAAGTTAGACGGTGCCCGACAGTTTTTTACCCGGGCAATTGATTTCGGGTTCTCTAAAAATACCACCGATACCTTTAAGCAATGGGACGAAAATAGCATTATAGCGGATGTGGTTTGGGTCATCCGTCAATTCCGTCCTGATGTGATCATTTGTCGTTTTCCTCCTACTGCTGCGGCAGGCCACGGACAACATGCGGCTTCGGCCGTGGTTGCTGAAAAAGCTTTTAAGCTGGCAGGTGATAAAACGGCTTTCCCGGATCAACTGAAATATGTTAATGCATGGCAGCCAAAACGCGTATTGTGGAACACTTTCCGATTTGGTGGGGTCAATACGACAGCTGAAAATCAACTGAAAGTTACCGTTGGGCAATATGATGCGCAATTGGGAATGGGCTATGGTGAATTGGCAGGATTAAGCAGAAGTTTACATAAAAGCCAGGGTGCAGGAACACAGTCTGTAGCCGGGATCAGAACAGAATATTTTGCCCACGTTACTGGCGAGCCTGCAAAAGCAACACTTTTTGACGGCGTAGCTAAAACCTGGACCGCAAAAGGAAACGCTGATATTGACCAATCATTAGATAAAATTATTTCAGCTTTCAATTTCAATAATCCAGACCTCAGTTTACCTGCTTTGCTTGCTTTGCGAAAAAAGGTCATGGCGCTAAATGATTCAGACCTTAAAAAGGATAAAATTAAATCTCTCGACCATATTATTGTAAGCTGTGCTGGGTTTATGGGCGAGGTAGTGACCAATCAGGCTGAAGCGGTTGCCGGGGATCATTACAATTTCAGATTAAATTTGATTTCAAGGGCTGAAAATCCTGTCGTTTTAGACAATGTACAATGGTTAAGTCAGTCAGAAAGCTTCAACAGAAAGCTATCAAAAGATTCTTTAATTACCATTCAGCATGACATTCAGATTCCTGCTGATGCAACACTCACAGAACCTTACTGGTTGGCAAAGTCTCCCACGAACGCAGCAACTTTCTTTGTTCCGAATGATACTTTAATCGGTTTGCCTGAGGCAGAATCACCATTGAATGTTTGGGTTGGTTTAAAAATCGGTTCTGAAATTTTTCAGGTTAAAATTCCTTTATCTTTCAAGAAATTAGATCCGGTGCGGGGTGATGTGGTCGAAGCCTTGCGCATTGTTCCTGCATTGGAACTGAAATTTACACAACCTCTTTATTTAGTCAAAGAAAATGAAGATTTACATTTGAGTTTAAATGTAAAGGTTAATTCCAGCAAAAAAATCAGTAATGGTAAAGTAAACCTGATGTATAGCGGGGAACGGTTAGGTGGTGCTGGTGTAAGTTCGCTCAACGGGAAAGATGTTACCATCGATTACGTTATTCCAAAAGCTAAGCTTGCCACAATAAATGCGACTCGTTTGCAACTGGATGCCAATTTTATTGCTGATGGAGTAACGTATAATAAAAAACAAATATTAATTCAGTATCCGCATTTACCTTCCTTACAATATTTTGCACCCGCCACGGTAACCGTAATGAAAGGTGATATTCAGACGAAGGTTAAAAAAGTGGGTTACATAGAAGGAGCAGGGGATTTCATTCCTGAGTTTCTACGGATTGCAGGTATTCAGGTAGATGTTTTGAAAGATGAAGATTTTTATGGCAACATAGATGAATCTGGCGGAAACAACAGTCAAAACAAGCTATCGCAATATGATGCCATCATATTGGGTATTCGTGCCAATAACACGGAGAAAAAGTTGGGCCGCTGGATGCCTTTCTTATGGTCTTATGTGAAAGCCGGGGGTAATCTGGTGATGCAGTATAACACCAATCAGGATACAACCGTTGACCAATTGGGAATGTACAATTTCAGCATTGCCAATAAGCGGGTTACTGAAGAAAATGCTGCGGTTACGTTTTTAAATCCAAATCATAAATTACTGAACTTTCCGAATAAAATTACTGCGGATGATTTTAAAGGTTGGGTTCAGGAGCGTGGTGCTTATTTCCCTGAGAAATGGGATGCAGCATACGAACCGCTTTTTGAAATGCACGATACAGGTGAAGATTCTCTTCAGGGCTCAACTTTATATGCCCAATACGGGAAGGGTAATTTCATTTATACTCCGTTGTCATTTTTCAGACAGCTGCCTACGGGAAATGTTGGGGCGGCACGTTTATTTTTAAACTTTTTATCTGCACAGAAAAACTGA
- a CDS encoding helix-turn-helix transcriptional regulator, giving the protein MSLSKDDIELRNKITQRLIDLRKSTGLNQSDFAKLHDIDRQQVNRWESFESERGVTIYTINRFCILLKITIQDFFNDPLFK; this is encoded by the coding sequence ATGAGCCTTAGCAAAGACGATATTGAACTTAGAAATAAGATAACTCAAAGATTAATTGATCTGAGAAAGTCTACCGGATTAAATCAAAGCGATTTCGCCAAACTTCACGATATCGACAGACAACAAGTCAACAGATGGGAAAGTTTTGAAAGTGAACGAGGAGTTACCATTTACACCATAAATAGATTCTGTATACTTTTAAAAATTACAATACAAGATTTTTTTAATGATCCATTATTCAAATAA